The Antechinus flavipes isolate AdamAnt ecotype Samford, QLD, Australia chromosome X, AdamAnt_v2, whole genome shotgun sequence DNA window aagtgactgaggctggatttgaactcaggtcctcctgattgcCAGGCCAGTGCTGTAGCGACTGCACCAGTTAGCCACCCTTCAGAAAATTAGTTGATAAGTCATTATGGTAACCTGGTTCTAAGAGAAACTCTCCTATATCCTATTAGTCCATTTTATTTAAGAAAGGTTACTATTTGGTTGGGACAGCCTGACATAAGTGATACAAGGTCAGCCTTGGAGTGGGcaaaacctgggttcaaagccTGTCATCACAGAATAGGCACAGAAAAAGCTCTCAGGCCTGGTTCCAAAGAACTCTTTAAGTTACAGATATGTTGCTAATCTGTGGAATGACTTTTCTTAAAGGGAGATCCTCACACCAACAAAATCACCAATTCCAACCACTTTCTTAAATCAAGTGGGCCATTTAATGTGCTTcagcttctctttttctccatatTCAAAACAGCATCTGGAGCAGGGATTTTTAACCTTGTTTGTGTTATGGACTCCCTGTGGCAAACAGTCTGGTGAAACCCATGGTTCCCTTCTCAGTTCAtggttttaaattcataaaataaaataaccagattataaaagaaaccattCAAGGATTCCAGATCAAGAATTCCTAATCTAAACCATAAGTTTAAAGCTACAATCTTTTTAAAGATAAGTGTcagtctggaaaaaaaaaaagtatgtgtatCTTCTACAATTGAGAATATCTGTAAACATTAATAGAGGTAGTAATCCATGAGCATGTAACAGAAGTTATagacaagaagaatcaagaaaatacaCCCAGTATACCAGGAATtggttacattttaaaaacacgTGAAGGCACATTTCGCCAACGTAATGGCAAGGCAAAGATGGATATTTGAAAACTAGGCTATAAAGTGTACTTAAAATGGATGCCTTACTAGGGGTCACTAAACTTGTTTTTACATATCTGAAAAACAACTCATTCTGCTTAAATAACAGAAACAGTTGGGATTTCATCACTGAATATGGTAGTAGTTCATGTCCATTGCACAAAATAACCTGAAATCAATCCATCACAGTTCTTTTAATGATACTGCTCAGTATAGGATTTATGCTGAAAGGAAGTAGTCAGTGCCATCCATTTATTAATTCCTCAAACAGGTCAATATGATCTGTCTACAGTAAAAAGGTACTTTGTCATAATAGTAGAACAACTTTATATTTAGGTTTTTCAATGCCTCGATGAATTTGAAGCATGTTCTAAATATACAGCAGAAAGATAAAGAGCAAATATCTTGGTatcaaaagagagacagaaaagaacatACCATTCGCTTTCCACGCTTAATCTCTTGAAGGACAGTTTTAATATCAAAATCACCAAATTCTGCTCTTGATGTTGTTGTAAGTTGAACTGTGCCAGAAGAAAACAACTATAGGAAGAGAAACCCAAGGACATTAAAATCCAGAATCTCTTTTTGATGAAGTGTAAGGAAGAGGTATAAGAGAAAAAGACATCCTATTACTTTTGTGTATGGATAAAATACAATCATTTTAGTATTCTCACAGGCAAGCCTGCCAAAGGAAGACTTAGGACATAGACAACAAGGCTCATTTTGGCAATAAGTAACATCttgatttggaaatattttggGGCTCTGAAGGCAAGAGCCATGTTGCTTCATCTTTTCCCCATATTTAAAAGGCTTGCCTATGTGATAAAACCCTCAGCATAAATGATGAGTAGTTTGAAAAATGTACCACTTATGACTAGGGGGTAAATCTTTGGTCACTCATTAAACCATAGAGCTTTTGGGAGAGCAACTAAAAAATGATGGTGACTGTAAATTCTGACAaagcaaaataagagaaatatactCATAAGCTTAGAGAACATTTTATTCTGGCAAGACACCATGCCATATTagagccagtttttttttttaaatcataatagGAAAAATTCCTACATTTGGCATCTCACCAAAAGATTACttgaaaattttatcaaaatcccttgaatataaaatttcacAAGTAATCAATACAATTTATTTGATAAAAAGTGCTAATTGCAGTAAGAATAACTGAGCacccaattattttttcttagtcaAAAGATACATCTattaaccattttaaaaatatatttacaaactACACATAATAAACCATACTTACCATGCACTTATAATGTGCAGCTGCCTTTTTGGCATTAAATATATGAAGCTTTCCTCTTGCTTCATTCTCTTCTTCACCTACATGACAAAATCCACATTTAGGTCTGGTATCACTGGGACTGCTTCTGTGTGGAGACCTCTCTCTCTGAAAAATAGCCCCCACCCACAAAGAAAATCAAGTTTTAGAAAGTCAATCCATGTCAGCCACTCAAGCTTTTGTTACTTCGTATTATGACATCTTACTTGTTAAACCACAATATTAAAAGTGACAAAATGAATAAGGATCCACTTTCATGGTACTTACATAGGAACTGCTCTCTATTTCATCTGTGCCATGAGAAGATGTAGATCTATTATCTTCTGATTGCccctttaaaatcatttttcttggtCTTCCTTTGCgacttctcttttttcccatgGGTGAAGAAGGCTCTAATTCATGTTCATTGATACTCTCTTCTACATCAGTGGCTTAAAATTTAAGGAAAGGTATACACAAATCAATCTAACAATAATGACTATTTGTCCTTAAAGTTTAAGTTTTTCCCTTAGCATGCAAATTACTTTCTAGGAGAGGGACTAACTTTTGATTTATTTCAAAGAATCAAAAAGCATCAAACATGCcagaagtatttaacaaatgcttagtTTTAAGAAAAATCTCATCTAATTATACCCCTCTTCTCTACTAGATGGAAAACACGTGTTTATAAATGTATCACACTATAACACAATATAGAATATTTTCAAGTTCTACTACcagttaagattttaaaaaaatgatcatatGTAAACTTCTAATTATTTTAGGTTCACGGGAAGCTTTACTTCATATTGTTATGAAATTAGATGCCTTCAATCATAACAGCATACTTACTTACCTAGATactaatttataggaaaagaactACATAATTGGGATGAGGGAAACATAAGTATGATATGACTTTAACAACTGTAAAATAAACTTATGTTTGCCAAGGAAGTCATGTGACTGAATTTAGCAAACTAGGTTGCCTTCTTTTCAGCTCTCAGGCTCTCTTTTGAACAATCAAATCAAGCCAGATGTTTATATAGAAGTACATTCTCGATCCACTTTGAAAAGGGAACAAGGAGTAGAAAACCTCAATTAGCAATGATCTCTATACATTTTAACAattagaaaaacttgaaaattacatatataactTTTATCCAGTTAGGAATGGggtaaaaaaatcaatgattgTTTTTCTAAGTAGTTTTTCAATATTTCACAATTTTAGATCTCCCTTCTTGAACTTGGATAACATCATTAAggaaatatatacattcatttatatACTTATGTGTCTAGCATATGTAAGATGTTAAATTATACTGAAAAATCTTGAGACGTGGATGCAAAAGCATTTTATTAACCATTTATTACGTACAAAGCACTATGCTTAAAAAATACTAACACTGTAACTAAATGCTCACTTGCCCAATATTTGGCTTATAGAAAATGgctttttcaaagaaaagaagtcagatggtgcagtggttagagcatcagccgtggaatcaggaggacctgagttcaaatccaacctcagacatttaacacttcctaactgtgtgactctaggcaagtcacttaaccccaactgcctcaccaaaggaaaaaaagatataacatatgtaaataaaaagaaaaactctacagatcatttaaatatcaaaagaggagagaaaaaggaaaatgtgagaGTATTATTCCTGCAATCTTTTTCTTACCTTCTGTTTCTTTCCCACAGATCACAAATAATCTTACTATTTGACTGATTAAGAACAGTGATCCCTATTCTTGCAGATGTTAATtcctttccaaatatttaaaaagtgttaTGTATCAAGTGAGAGGTCTAAGATTCTATATACAATTGGATTTGTCAAAGAGACTACAATTCTATACCTTATTGCAGCAATAACtacttattcttcttttttaatataaaaattgtccatttattGAACTGATACAGTGGATGTGTCCgcatacagtattttttttttttttgaagctctttattttcaaaacatatgcaaggctaatttttcaccactgacctttgcaaaatcttatgttccaattccccccccaccccatctcctcccctggatggcaagtaatctaatatataaatatattgatataaataCTGAGTTCAAAAGAATTCATCTTGCCttctagaaaacaaagaaagctcaatgatcttcaaaatgaaaatattttcactatCTCGTCCTCTCTCACAGACATTTTTCAATACCTAACAATACCTGTTTCATGGTTCAAGAAGGACCATATACAGATAATGGGCTTTTTTAAGCTATAAGATAAGATATTAAGActactgtttttaaattttgaaccAAATTCTTCCATCACTTACCTTTACTGTGTGCAGGATTCCTATCAATTGAAGAAAGATCTCCTCGGGCCTGAAACATTTCAGCAAAGTTGCTCCAGGCAAAACCTCAGTAGCCATGGCTACAAATTCTATGGACTTTCCAAGAGTCACCATAGGTACTCCCCAAAGCAATAGCAatttcatctcctttcttttcctttttttcccatctccTTTCTTATCAGTAGCCATGACTTGAACAACTAGCAGGGTTGTTGCTCTGGCCTTCTGAAGCAGCAACAGTAGCTAGGCGGCAGTTGCTGGGAGAAGACCCATTCCTAAAGGCGTGGCACATCTCAGGGTACCCCTCCAGTGAAGCCAAACTCCAAATTCCTAATCACCAGCTCAGTGTAAAAATTCTTAACTAGTGACTAGGAAAGAGTATAAGCCAGGGGTGCTTACACAAGTATCTGACTTGTTCTGTATACCACCTGTTATAGGGCCAAGTCCAAACAGCCATTTATTTAATGCATTCTTTTCTCTTACTGCTGCCTGTACTATTCCAATTGACAATAGCCAGCCTGGGAGGAAGCGGcgtcctttcctctcctctcctctttctctagcACAGAGCAATATTCTAGCTCCTTTACATGAAGACACAGTCTCTAGTAATAGTCAGTAAACACTAAACTCACACTTTACATTCCAGCATGTAGAGAAGGGAATTATAAAGGGGAAATAAATAATGGGGGAATTAAGCCATAAGAAAACTATACACAGGCAGAACTGACTTACATACTTCTAAATGTCATGAGAAGAATAGCagcagttcacattcatttaggacttgaagatttacaaagtgcttttttcaTAATGCTCATGTGAGATAGCTGTAGTGCAAATATCACAGAGATCAGTAGtgataaagatgagaaaagatggGGTTTTTGAAATTATCTAAAGCTATTGTAAGTGACAGAGGTCTTAAGTAGTACAATAAAAGACTTAAAGTTAAGACAGTTTAAAAGAGAACTTGTTTTGGGATTATGATCTGCTACAAACCCTTAGGGTGGGTAGTTTAAAGAAGAGTTATCTCAACAgttggaaacattttttttctgtctcaacaAAGCAATTACAAAACTCATTATCAGAAATGAGAAATTCATGATGGAATCCATCTCTCTTCAATCAACCACTACTACAAAAGCCTGCAATTCTTATGGTGAGtggtacaaaataaaaaaagagtagCTATCTTAACAGCTAGCAGTTCAATGCATCCATTACAGTGTCAGATTCTCTGCagttgctcaataaatgtttcatgGTTATTAGTACTTTAATAACAAAATACTAACGAAAAAACTTACAAAAGATTGAGCTACTGCTAAAAATGGTACCTTTTCCATAATAGAGTAGTAAcactgacaaaaacaaaaaacaaaatccatagcCACTAAGCAACTATTATTATACTAAATGctctagacagaaaaaaaaaaccccacaacaaCCCTACAATGATAAAAAGAAGTCATAGCACTGGCTTGAATAGTACCTTTATGTAAATAATCTGAGTAGCACAGTACATACTTTTGATTACTGTTGCTCATTTTTAATAGTATGCATTACTTATTACAACAGTCTAGGTAGGCCTTTGGAGAAACTTTAGTTTGGCCTCACATTTTGGTCTTTGTATTGTTAGTGTCTTGTGTCTGATGTTTATTGAACTGATAGATATCTGTCCTTTATGATATCTCCTTAAAATCTGGCCACCCAGGGTCCCTAACTATGATATCTCACACAGGCCTggatttcccttctctctccccaaccCCAAAGCTTTCTGTCCAATCTAAAAGAGCCTTGCTTTTTTGCGGACTTGCACAAGCCAATGGGTAGAagtagagaagggggaaaggtaaTGGTGTACTTTTCAAGATATACCAATATTGGAAGCCATCTACATAGCAAGCTATTCCTATGAAGAAGTACTTACAAAGCAACTAATGAGAGACCAAGCAAGTGAGTCACATACATTTAGTTTCTAAGCTTGTATAAAAAGCAGCATGACTATCCTAGAATGATAGCTCAAAACTATTTCCATTATTCTGGGCTGTTCTGGCAATTTTGAGAAAaagattacttttaaaaaattcttaaaacttATGACTCTTAGTACATAATTACAAGgctttactattttaaaattctattagaaatgaACATCATCATATATCAAACTTGACCTGATACAGTAAGTTGGAATGGTCTATATATGAGCCACTGTACTGGCTAAGTGTATAGCTATCCAACAGAGAGTATGTGGCTATGAAGCTAGCATGCAAAGCTAGTTCGTTCCTATATAAAGGCAGTACTTGTTCATTCATGCAACAGATCCTTGGAAACCAGACCACAAAGTAGATTCTGTTTTCTCAAAGGAACAAATGTTATATCATGGAAACAAACCTACAGTCAAGATATACCTTTATCAACTTGACTACAGCTTAGCCTTGTTCATTTTTAGTATATACCTtggtcctttttcctttcaaaggTCTTACTTTAGGAGTGTGGTCTATATTTAggccaaagagataataaaattaaactcCAAGTCTTGTAAAATAAGCTTAACTATAGTATACATCAGTGcctcttttgtgtttgtgttctgAAATATATATAGACTACCTTCTTATTTCACTACCTGAAGGATCTGGGTTTTCATAAGTGTGAGAACTCCCTCCATTAATACAAATCACAGTTACTCTACGATAAAGGGGAGTCTATTCAAGAATTGCTGTGATTGAAAAAAACCCACCACCCCATGACAGCCAACTGGCTGGAGCTGTACTGTACTTAAGTAAATATCTGTATCTCTTTACTGTATCAAACCTAATATTTTGACTATAAAAAATGGTAAACATTTAACTActaatagttttgttttgctttcttggAAATAAGATAGACTTTGGGGAGGATAATAAAGGTGGCTTAGGTCTTCTACTAAAAAAATGCTGTTCATGGAAGTTTGAACACATGTTTCTTTACTCTTGGTAAATTTTCTTGCTGCATAGAGGCATTCAAAATCATTCCTCAGACCTTAAATCTGGTTTCTCaaaacagtaaaacaaaacaaaaacaattccttcttttttttaaatcacatgatGACAACACACCAGATTAGCACACTAAGAAACAAACCCATAAAATAGTAAAAAGGAACCAGTCTCTATTAGGAAATGTTTCTGAATAAACAGCTTGATAAAATTCATAGCAGCAGTTAAAGTGGGTACTCTATACTTTATACTACTAACAAAAagtattaaattttaattctagTTTTAAATTAAAAGCTTCATCTAAATTCATTCATGCTGCAAAAGTATTCTGTACCAATCACTTATCTACAGGCTAGCTTATAGGGAGCAGTTTATATAGGAGGTCTTGATAACCAACATCTTTGGACAGCTAGGCATCTAAACAATCAATATACTTCCTTATAGCCATAAAAGTTAAAGTTATTCTAAATCTAATCAGATTTCTAATTTAATTGGCATATTTGTATTAAATTTTAGTCACAAATGGATGGAACAAGATCTGATAAGtcatttataaaagataaaaattccaaagtgaaaagaatacttaaattgttttgatttgtattgaTACATTCACTGGGGCTAGCAAAGAGAACTACAATTGTCTGCATCACTAACTTAAATggtgagaggaagaaagatgTAGTGGCTAAGAGGCTGTCCGTGGAGTCAGTAAGCCTGGGGGTCATAGCTTATCTCAGACACATACTTGCTATGTGCTGACCATGATTATGCCATCTAACTTCTCAATACCCATGGGCAATTACAGATAAATTACTCTCTGCAAAAAGCAACAGAGTTTCTACACATCAATGATATCACAAGTCTGGAACCCCCAAAATCTAGATGAtgagaatgaaattaaataaaatccctGATTAAACTAAAGAGCATTGTATatcaacatataaaataaatcagacTGTTGCTTTCCAAAAATCATGTGCAAACCTGACTATCCAGTTTTATATAAACTTAAAAGGGAAAATCAATATACACTGTGTATTTTGTTAagatgctttctttaaaaaaagtatcaatGTGATTTTTAATAGGTTTGACAATCACAGAAACTATTCATCTTCTGAatctactatattatatattactctACAATAACTGAAATATTATGATCAATAGCAATCCTAATGACTACTTTAAAAACTTATTGATTCACTTACCTGTACTTATAAATCACCTACCAAAAAATTCTtcctaaaaaaaagtatattatctTCAACAAGAACCTCAGGACAGATGTTTATCCAAAAATTCTTATCATTTCACTCTGTATATTAAATTTACCCTAACATTTTACTTAATTCTTCCAAATCCATTTAGGATTTTCAGGTACTTTTATACTATATGTATTAGTTCAATCAATTCATTGAATTAATGCATCTTCACTGAGACCAGAAAATGGGTGAACAGTTTTACCTTCAGAGTTATGTGGAGTTTTCTTGTGTTTTCGACAATAAaccctataaaatgaagaagttaaaaatTATCAAGTAAGCAAATAATATTCAGTTTTCATTGAATAAAACTAGCAGGATAATTTACTCTTCACAAGCAGAAGAGAATTAGTTTAAGAGCTCAGTATCAAATTTCCTACAGTTTTCCTCTGTGCAGTAAACTCCACATAGTTTAAATATTCTAAGCTTGACTATACAGAAACTTTCAGATTTTTGGAGATTTCTTAACCAAgaaggtaaatatgaaaaaataattacatgtaaattcCTTGTGAGGGTTTCTCTCGTATTTGAGCTTTGTCATGCAATGCGCAGTGGTAATGATATGTTCTGCGACACGTTTTCACATCACAGCCAATTGTTGCTCCTGGACAATGGCATAAAGAGCACATctagagcaaaaaacaaaaaaacaccccccccccatGAATATTATTAGTGTATAAGATTTCATTTGGAAACATGACATGATTATACTAGAGTCCTTCATTTTTTGGCCAAGCGAAACAGGTGAGTCAACGCAATAATCAAACtaataatgttattttctttcttgatccttccatcctggaaataatttccaattaatcTCAATTGTAAGGTCACTTTCTGTTTTCTAGTTAAGAACTGACAAAGTCTACACTGTTATTATGAAGCGTCATGTTCAAAGCTATGTGGTCAGAATAATGATTACAAGAGGGGCTTATGGCCTCACTCCCACCTCCACAACTGTCCCAAAAGCAAGCCACTTTAGGAGttgatcttttttgtgtgtgtcatggactcctttAGCAGGCTTATAAAGTCTACGGAACCCTcttcataataatgtttttaaatgtatataatatgtaggattattttatacaaaggaaatcaattacacTGAAATACAGTTagtgaaatgttttaaaaattaaacaagttCTTAGGTCTTGGGTTAAGAACCCTTGCTCtacatcagtggttctcaaagtgtggtccagagaatcctggagTTCTCTGtcacccttttagagggtctacaaattccaaatttgtttttatttctaacatggtaaatatctataactcacataaacaaacacttttggacagatcctcaatatttaatggcacaaaaatactgagaacaaaagtttgagaaccactgctctagataAACAAAACCACACAAAACAACATGCAAGAAAAACTACTCTTTATCATAAAAAGAACTCTTCTCATAGGAGAATACAAACTTAATCCTATCTTTGGGCACAAACTAGCACTAAACTTGAGGAGTTTTCAGAAAAAGGATGTAAAAACCTAGTAAGCTATCTATTTTCAGGGGTGGCTGTAGGGGAGTGGGTTTAGTATTTAATACCTCAAAGATATTTGGAGTTTAGTTAGGTACATATATAATGGAACTTCTTCAATTTTAATAGTCTACAATACTTAATGTTCATATATATAAAGGTCAAATGCATTTAACTTTACATGGTTAAAAACAACTCATCTTCTGTTTCCATGAATGATTAGCTTCTTAACAAATGTTCCAAAATATTTCACTGTAATGAATTTTTTTACTGAGGATTTTTTTGACAAGATTAgattgtaggcctttaaataaacttacgaacacttctttaattttttcttttttggggaaggagggagttGATGGTAACATTCCTAGCTCAGAAAGTTCTttctattccccccccccttttaattttaatgtaaagAATATGATCATTAATATTGCTGCTATgctggcagctaggtggcaaagtggagaGATTTCTGGGCCTAAAAtcagagtttaaatccagtcttagatactaactagctatatgaccatggacaagCCACTAGAATGTGACTTCTGATGGTTTTTTCATAGGCAGCTTGTGAATGAAACATTTAAACTGGTTTAGTCATGATGTATTGGAGGATCATAGAATTACGAACTATCAAGGATCTTCAAGGTCATTCAGTCTAAAGACTCACACTTCAGAGAGGGGGAACTGAAGTCCACTGAgtgtaaatgacttgctcaaaggtAGTAAGTAGCAGTGCTAATGCTGTTGTCTATATAAATTGTGTGAGATATTGAGGtgtaatcattttgaaaaaataaattattttttgaacatGCAAAAATAAGGAGAGCAATCTAAAATAGGTGAAACAGCAGATGCTTTGAGTactcatctctttgttgaaaataataaaaatgatatagaaaGCTTAAAATGTGCTAAAAGATTTCAAGCAGAGTTATGCATCTAAACCTGTCACAATTAAATGGTTTAAATTACATgaagcaaatgaaagaaaaatctgcTTTTATTTGCTATCAAATATCTTCTGGGGTAAGGATGATAATGACTGTGTTGAAAGGACTGGCATATCTTACATATATTCAACCTGTGTTCGTGAGCACTAGTTTTATGTGTATCCACAGTGAACTCAGactggcaaagaaactggagagcATACCAACAATTTCTGAAACTATCTAGTCTACCCACAGctgtttaaaagaaacaaagcagccaaaggaaaaggaaaagaaatttaaatgtccAATTTACATCTGTTGAAATAGCTGCAAATGTGTTACTGAAGAGTTACTGAGCTCTGTGTAAATGTATTCCCGGTAAGTAATTTACCCTTCAAAAGCCTAATCTCAGCCACTATGATGGTAATTTGTGACAAGATCAAGTCTTAACTGCTTAGCCTGAGATTCAAAGTCCTCATTGAGCTCCAGCCTTAACTCTTACTAAGTTAATAAAAAGCAGTGCTCCACCTCAACAGCACTATTTGCTGTGCCTCAACTCTACCTTACATTCTGCTTTGCAATGACAATGTCTTAAGGAATACATCAGACATACCTATATTTTAAGATATACCTCCTTTCCCCCCAGGCCCTCCAAGCATACTTTCCTTCTCAAGAATTATTTCTGCAATGTAAATGCTAATTACAATTATTTTGGGATTCTAAATACCATCAAGGACAGATGACTACAAGGTGTCAATTTCATGGGAAAATTATCAATGAGATTCTAGGAGTCAGATAACCTGGGTTTGGATCCTAGCTTTGTCACTTATTATGTGACTGACATTGGGCACAATGTTATTCATCCTTGCTGGGCTTTCCTTTCATCACTGTTAAATGAGAGAGGTGCACTAGCTGGCTTATAAGGTCCCTTCGAGTTCttaagtggggcagctaggtggcctcaagacaggaagactcttcttgaactcaaatccagcctcacacatgTAGtagctgtgggcaagtcacttcaccctgtttgcctcagttttctcatatgtaaaatcagctggaggaggaaaagacaaatcactccaggatctctgccaaactcccctccccattccctccccaaaaaacctctaaaaggggtcacaaaaaatcagacacaactggaaaaacataaacaacaaagaacaaaagcTCTAATTGTATGAActgtaagattaaaaaaaaggcaatgaagaaaatagatatgttttttaaaaactaagttaACCAGTAATAATCAGTGACTCAGTTTTTATTCTCCTTGGCCCTCTCAA harbors:
- the PHF6 gene encoding PHD finger protein 6, which codes for MSSSVGQKKGSTRQRKCGFCKSNRDKECGQLLISENQKVAAHHKCMLFSSALVTSHSDNESLGGFSIEDVQKEIKRGTKLMCSLCHCPGATIGCDVKTCRRTYHYHCALHDKAQIREKPSQGIYMVYCRKHKKTPHNSEATDVEESINEHELEPSSPMGKKRSRKGRPRKMILKGQSEDNRSTSSHGTDEIESSSYRERSPHRSSPSDTRPKCGFCHVGEEENEARGKLHIFNAKKAAAHYKCMLFSSGTVQLTTTSRAEFGDFDIKTVLQEIKRGKRMKCTLCSQPGATIGCEIKACVKTYHYHCGVQDKAKYIENMSRGIYKLYCKNHSGNDERDEEDEERESKSRGKIGTDPSGFPQQQLNGN